In Tistrella mobilis, the genomic window GCCCCCGTCGCCCAGGCGAGGAACACAGCGAAGCTCGAGACAAGAATCAACAAGTTAATCGCAAGCAAACGCGATCCGCCTGGAGATATCCTGGCTTGAAAATTCAGCCGGAGTAGATAGTAGAGGATGAACAAAATCAGTGGAAAAAAGAGAACGCCCAAGCGCGACAAAGTCGTCGTCGACACAAAAAGCGCGACCCCCATAATAGTCAATGCAAAAAGAGAGAACGCAGCTCGCTTTTTCCAGGTCCACTGGGCATTATCTGCCCTCACAACTGTAACACGAACATAATTACTGAGACAGAACATGAAGAAACCCAAATACACACTAAAATGAGACTTATCGTCAAAAAAGAATGAATATCTAATGTCCTGATACATTGCCGCGCTTCCCAAGAAAACCAGAAAATAATGCAGAATCGCCAGCACCGAAACCGCGCTCATTGCGATAATAACTGCGCGCATGTATCTATAGTAATCAAAAAGCGGCGTCCTCGCGAATATCACGTAAAATCCCAAAAATAGAAAAGAACTCGCATAATATATGTTAAATACAGCCGACCTTATCCCGTGAGACATAAAAGAAGAAATCAGCACACTGACCAGGAGAGCAATAATGACCCTCTGGACCTGAGGCGATCGAAACGACTTCATCCACAGCGGCACAATGAAGAGGGTCGCCGCTATGATCATGGGAATCGTCAGAGGTGCCTTGGAAACGACACCGGTCACAGCATTAAGAAAGAGAACAGCAGCAGGCAACAGGTGGAGCGACAGGAGTATCCACCTGTGGCTCGCCCTGAATGCCTCCACCTGAGCCGCACTCGTCACTGTCATTCCCCTGTCGGACGCGCAATTTCGCTACGGAGCATCTTCAGGAAGGTCAGCGTATAATAGATGAAGGCGCCAGCCATAATTGCAATTATTGCGATGATAACAGGGGACGTATTAACTATACCCCGCGGCGCGTACACCTGATCGATCACCCGAATACCATACGAGAGGTCTGCGCGAACAATAACTTCTCGCGTCATAAGGCGAGTGATCTGACCAGAAATAGCGTTCGACACCTGCGATGCAGAAAGCTGTGCAAGGTCATCGGACAGCACATCCATTTGAGCCTTGATAGTACGGATCTCATCTTCGCGGCGCCAGCTGATATAATAGCGCAAGATTTCCTTGATAATATTCTCGCTAACGGCACGATCGGACGTTGTCATGTCGATCTTGACAATGCCATTCTGATCGAGCGTATCCAACTGAACGGATTTATTTATAAATCCGCGAACATCTTCAACTTGAATATCCTGGAACTCCGGCTTCATCAAACGGGCCATCATTTGACCTCGTCGCCACTTGTCGACCTCGGCCTTTACAAAATCAAACTGCAGCAGGTGTTCAGCCAGGGTAATGCCGTTGACGACCTCAAAGAACTCCGTGATCCGCTTTCCCTGGCCGCCGCCGAACAGCGGCAACGCCGATTGCTGCTGTGCTTCGCTCCCTGGCTGTTCGACCGAAATGATCGTAGACGCCATATAAATATCATACGGCGATTGCGTTCCATAGATCACTGTAAATACCAGCACAGAAAACGCCATTGATATAAGAAGATGCAGCCGACGGCGAAACATGCAGAGGCCTCCAGATAAAGTGAAGTGGATTTACGGACGCTGGTATATCATGCTCTACCGAATTCATCCGCAATTCTCACAATGTCATCTTCACCAAGATATCCACCCGATTGGACCTCAATCAAATGAAGCGGAATTCTTCCGGGATTACCCAACCGGTGAACCGCCCCCTGCGAAATATATGTTGACTGGTTTTCGTGGAGTAGAAATGTCCTGTCGCCACAGGTAACCTCTGCGGTTCCGCTGACCACTATCCAGTGCTCAGCCCGATGATGATGCATCTGAAGCGATAGTTTACGTCCTGGTTTGACTACGATACGCTTCACCTGAAAGCGATCACCGAGATCAATACACTGATAACTGCCCCAGGGTCGATAGGTCAGGGCCCCCGTTTCGGCCTCCGGCCGGCGCGCGACACGCAGGCGTTCAACAATGGTCTTCACCGCCTGGGCCTCATGCTTGGGGGCCACCAGCACGGCATCATTGGTCGCCACCACGATCAGGTCGCGGACACCGACGGCGGCGACCAGCGGTCCTTCGCTGCGCAGATAGCTGTCGGCGACGTTCTCGGCGACGACATCGCCGATCGCCACCACACCGGCGGCATCCCGATCGCCGATCGCCCACAGCGCATCCCAGGCCCCGACATCCGACCAGCCGAGATCGGCCGGCACCACGGCACCATGGGCGGTCTTTTCCATCACGCCGACATCGATCGACAGATCCGGTGCACTGGCGAAGATCTCCTTCGGCAGCCGGACGAAATCGAGATCGGCCGACCGGCCCGCATAGGCGGCGGCCACGGCCTCGGCCACGGCCGGAGCCGAGGCTTCGAGTTCAGCCAGCACCACCCGGGCCGGGAACAGGAACATACCGCTGTTCCAGAAGAACCGGCCTTCGGCCAGATAGCGCTCCGCCGTCTCACGCGCGGGTTTTTCGTGGAAGCGGCTGATGCGGAAAGCCCGCTCGTCAAGCGCCGCGCCCGCCTCGATATAGCCATAGCCGGTTTCGGGCCGGGTGGGCTTCACGCCGAAGGTGACGAGATCGCCGGCCACTGCACGACGGGCCGCAGCAGCCACCGCCTCGCGGAAGGCAGGCGTGTCGCCGATCACATGATCCGACGGCAGCACCAGCATCAGCGCTTCGGGATCATGAGCAAGAGCCGCATGCGCCGCCGCTGCAACGGCCGGCGCGGTGTTCC contains:
- a CDS encoding mannose-1-phosphate guanylyltransferase/mannose-6-phosphate isomerase — its product is MSSSIITPVILCGGGGTRLWPLSRKALPKQFLALAGSDTMLQATLKRVSPEAGFGAPILVCNEDHRFLVAEQARAAGIEPAAILLEPVGRNTAPAVAAAAHAALAHDPEALMLVLPSDHVIGDTPAFREAVAAAARRAVAGDLVTFGVKPTRPETGYGYIEAGAALDERAFRISRFHEKPARETAERYLAEGRFFWNSGMFLFPARVVLAELEASAPAVAEAVAAAYAGRSADLDFVRLPKEIFASAPDLSIDVGVMEKTAHGAVVPADLGWSDVGAWDALWAIGDRDAAGVVAIGDVVAENVADSYLRSEGPLVAAVGVRDLIVVATNDAVLVAPKHEAQAVKTIVERLRVARRPEAETGALTYRPWGSYQCIDLGDRFQVKRIVVKPGRKLSLQMHHHRAEHWIVVSGTAEVTCGDRTFLLHENQSTYISQGAVHRLGNPGRIPLHLIEVQSGGYLGEDDIVRIADEFGRA